The stretch of DNA ACTTCGAACCCCTCGTCGCGAAGGCGATCGAGGGCGGTATTAGGATCGACTGGATTTGATGACATTGAAGCTCATCCCTTCGCGAACCTTGGTGTCCTGGCCTTGCGTCACCGTTCCGTCGGGGCCGTGGTCGTTGGCGTAATCGACGGCGTAGGTGATGTCGAACGGCCCTTCCGGGAAAGCCAGGCGCACGACTTCCTCGTAGCTGATGCGCTGTTGCGTGACGGAGTGCGGCTGGCCGTTGATGACGATCTGGA from Lysobacter arenosi encodes:
- a CDS encoding multiubiquitin domain-containing protein, with the translated sequence MSNEHSENAPGHNKPVQIVINGQPHSVTQQRISYEEVVRLAFPEGPFDITYAVDYANDHGPDGTVTQGQDTKVREGMSFNVIKSSRS